CGGCGGCCACGTGATCGAAATGTGGTCGTGGCGCGCGGCCTTCCTGCCGCATCTGCCGCTGACGCTGGCGGTGCTCTACCTGTGTCTCGTGCACATGCGCTTCGAGTGGCGGGCCGAGGAGCGCGGCCACTTCGATGTCGTCGGCGCGCTGCTGTACGCGGTCGGCATCATGGTGCTGATGATCGGCCTGTCCAGCCTGCCGAGCGCGCGCGGTCTCGCCATGGTGGCGGGCGGCGCCGCGCTGCTGTGGCTGTTCTTCCGTCACGAACGCGGCGACGACCACCCGATATTCGATGTCGAACTGTTCTACACCAACCGCGTGTTCACCTTGTCCTGTCTCGCCTCGCTGGTGATGTACACCACGACCTTCGCCAACGTCATGCTGGTCAGCCTCTACCTGCAATTGCTGAAGGGCGTGCCGCCGTCGCGCGCCGGCGTGATCATGATGACGCAGCCGGTGGTGATGGCATTGTTCTCGCCGATGGCGGGACGCATGTCGGACCGCATCGAACCGCGCGTGATTGCCTCGCTGGGCATGGCGCTGACCGGCATCGGCCTGGTCGGCTTTGCCTTGCTCGATGAACACAGCGCGCTGCATCTGACGGTGTTGTGTCTCGCCGTCTGCGGATTCGGCTTCAGCCTGTTCAGTTCGCCCAACGTCAACGCCATCATGGGCGCGGTGCCGCCACGGGATTATTCGCGCGCCTCGGGCGCGATGTCGGTGATGCGCGTGATCGGCCAGTTGTGCAGCATGGCGCTGGTGGCGGTGGTGATGGCGTTGTGGCTCGGACCGGTGGCCATCGAGCCCGCCGTCTACCCGGCGCTCGGGCATGCCATTTCCACCTGCTTCGCCTGCGGCGCGCTGCTGTCGCTGGTCGGTATCGCGCTGTCGCTGTCGCGCGGTCGCATGCACGGCCCCGCCAGCACTGCGTGAGCGTTCATCGCAGGGTCTTCCTGCCGCTCTACCTGCCGGCCCTGCTGCTGGGCATTCCCGCCCAGGCGACCTTCATGTTGCTGCCGCTATACGTGCTGGAGCAGGGCGGGAGCGCGGCCACCGCCGCCGCCATCGTCGGGCTGCGCGGCATCGGCATGATGGCCATGGATGTGCCGGCCGGCATGCTGGCCGCGCGCTACGGCGAGAAGGCGGTGATGGTGGTGGCGGTGTCCTTCACCATGCTGGCGTTCGCCGGTTACGGTCTCGCCGACGACATCGGCTGGTTCTATCTCATCGCGTTCATGAACGGCTGCGGCAGCAGCACCTTCCTGTTGGGACGCATGAGCTATGTGTCGGCCTATTGCACGGCCGCCGAGCGCGGCCGCGTGATCGCGATGATCGCGGGCTCGGTGCGGGCCTCGGCCTTGCTCGGGCCGATGGCCGGCGGCGCGCTCGCGCACTACGCGGGCTACTCGGTGACCTTCCTGTGCGCGGCGCTGTCGGTGTTGTTGGCGATGCTGTGCGTGTTCGTGTTCGCGCGCGCCGAGGCGCCGAGCGCGCGGCCACTCGAGTGGCGGACCATCCCCAGGCTCGCCCTGGAGTATCGACGCGTGTTCGCCACCGCCGGCGTGGCGGCGGTGTCCTTCATGTTGATGCGCGAATCACGCACGGTGCTGTTGCCGCTGATCGGCGCCAGCCTCGCGCTCGACGCGCAGCAGATCGGCAGCATCGTGTCGGCCTCGGCGCTGGTCGACATCGCGTTCTTCTACCCGGCCGGCGTGATCATGGACCGTTACGGCCGGCGCGCCACCGCCGTGCCGAGCTCCATGCTGTTCGTCGTCACGCTCGCCGCCATGACCTTGGCCACGGGTTATCACAGCCTGCTGATGGTGGCGCTGGTGGTGGGCGTGGCCAATGGCATGTCGACCGGCATCGTCATGACGCTCGGCACCGATCTCGCGCCGCCCGGACGTCGCAGTGAATTCCTCGGACTGTGGCGCTTGCTCACCGATGCCGGCACCTCGGCCGGACCGATGGTCATCAGCGCGCTGCTGGCGGTGGTGCCGCTCGGCAGCGCGGCGCTGGGCGTGGCCGCGCTCGGCGCGCTGGGCAGTTTCGTGGTGTATCGCTTCGTCGAGGAAACGCGGACGTTTTGATCGGCTCCTCTGTGGGTCAGACTTCAGTCCGACTTCCGCACGCAAACCACCAGCCTTCGATACCTGGTCAATGTCAGACTGAAGTCTGACCCACAATTGGGACCTCTGTGGATCGGACTTCGGTGGTCACTGCCGCGCGTCACGCATCCAGCGTTTGCGCCGTCCCCAGTTGAAGAACAGCCGTCGCGCCGGCACCTGGCGGCCGGCGAGGCGCTGCACCAGGGTGTCCAGCACCAGCTTC
The window above is part of the Pseudomonadota bacterium genome. Proteins encoded here:
- a CDS encoding MFS transporter, with the translated sequence MSVHRRVFLPLYLPALLLGIPAQATFMLLPLYVLEQGGSAATAAAIVGLRGIGMMAMDVPAGMLAARYGEKAVMVVAVSFTMLAFAGYGLADDIGWFYLIAFMNGCGSSTFLLGRMSYVSAYCTAAERGRVIAMIAGSVRASALLGPMAGGALAHYAGYSVTFLCAALSVLLAMLCVFVFARAEAPSARPLEWRTIPRLALEYRRVFATAGVAAVSFMLMRESRTVLLPLIGASLALDAQQIGSIVSASALVDIAFFYPAGVIMDRYGRRATAVPSSMLFVVTLAAMTLATGYHSLLMVALVVGVANGMSTGIVMTLGTDLAPPGRRSEFLGLWRLLTDAGTSAGPMVISALLAVVPLGSAALGVAALGALGSFVVYRFVEETRTF
- a CDS encoding MFS transporter — protein: MIMLSSVATAMMLSTVNVALPSIASALDIDAVMLSWVPMAYLLASAACVLSLARMADMYGRRRIFLWGTVGVILASLVAACANSAAVLLAARALQGMSAAALFATQIAIVSSVYPPARRGAAIGASISAVYIGLSLGPLLGGHVIEMWSWRAAFLPHLPLTLAVLYLCLVHMRFEWRAEERGHFDVVGALLYAVGIMVLMIGLSSLPSARGLAMVAGGAALLWLFFRHERGDDHPIFDVELFYTNRVFTLSCLASLVMYTTTFANVMLVSLYLQLLKGVPPSRAGVIMMTQPVVMALFSPMAGRMSDRIEPRVIASLGMALTGIGLVGFALLDEHSALHLTVLCLAVCGFGFSLFSSPNVNAIMGAVPPRDYSRASGAMSVMRVIGQLCSMALVAVVMALWLGPVAIEPAVYPALGHAISTCFACGALLSLVGIALSLSRGRMHGPASTA